The following coding sequences are from one Halictus rubicundus isolate RS-2024b chromosome 11, iyHalRubi1_principal, whole genome shotgun sequence window:
- the LOC143359381 gene encoding bifunctional 3'-phosphoadenosine 5'-phosphosulfate synthase 2, translated as MGIYLNSFVEERSTRRKCDKIIASNVTQQIHHVSREKRGESYGKLKGFRGCTVWLTGLSGAGKTSISFQLENYLISQGIPAYSLDGDNIRRGLNRNLGFTKEDREENVRRAAEVAKLFSDCGVVAICSFVSPFEDDRRLARRIIEEHGLRFVEVYVEASLAICEARDVKGLYKKARKGVIQSFTGVGQQYEVPRQPDLIVNTEVHSVEKSTDMVIDLLEREGVIPRITRGVEELFVASERVDAVKLEAESLLSIEISDVDLQWVQVLAEGWASPLRGFMRENEYLQCQHFKTLQQNGTVVNQSIPIVLPITTAEEERCRDAPALTLKHQGRPIAILRNPEFFAHRKEERCSREFGTNDPDHPHVRMIQNSGDWLVGGELEVFEKIRWNDGLDVYRLTPNEIRKKCQEMGADVVFAFQLRNPVHNGHALLMQDTRKYLAEERGFKKPVLLLHPLGGWTKEDDVPLPIRMKQHQCVLEEGVLHQDTILAIFPSPMLYAGPTEVQWHAKARMVAGADFYIVGRDPAGLPHPDKSKTPDGNLYDVTHGSSVLSMAPGLQNLQIIPFKVAAYDKVAKKMAYFEPERSQDFVFISGTKMREFAKTGENPPEGFMAPRAWRVMVDYYANKQKSGI; from the exons ATGGGCATATACTTGAACTCGTTCGTGGAGGAGAGATCTACACGCAGGAAATGCGATAAG ATCATCGCATCGAACGTGACACAACAGATTCATCATGTGTCACGAGAGAAACGAGGAGAGTCTTATGGGAAGCTCAAGGGGTTCCGTGGCTGCACCGTATGGCTAACGGGACTTTCCGGCGCTGGGAAGACTTCGATCTCTTTCCAACTCGAGAATTACCTCATCTCTCAG GGGATACCAGCCTACAGTCTTGACGGCGACAATATCCGCCGGGGCCTAAACCGGAACTTAGGCTTCACGAAAGAGGATCGCGAGGAAAATGTTCGCAGAGCAGCGGaggttgcaaaattgttttcaGACTGCGGCGTGGTAGCAATCTGCAGCTTTGTCTCGCCCTTCGAGGATGACAGAAGGTTGGCCAGGAGGATCATCGAGGAGCATGGTCTGAGATTCGTTGAAGTTTATGTGGAAGCTTCGTTGGCAATCTGTGAGGCGAGAGACGTTAAGGGGTTGTACAAAAAGGCGCGAAAAGGAGTGATTCAAAGCTTCACTGGCGTTGGGCAACAGTATGAAGTGCCCAGGCAGCCGGATTTGATAGTGAACACGGAAGTTCACAGCGTGGAGAAGTCGACCGACATGGTGATTGATTTGTTGGAGAGGGAAGGTGTCATTCCGAGGATCACCAGGGGAGTCGAAGAGCTCTTCGTTGCTAGCGAGAGGGTTGATGCTGTCAAATTAGAGGCCGAGAGTCTGCTGA GCATCGAAATTAGCGATGTCGATTTGCAATGGGTTCAAGTGCTAGCCGAAGGTTGGGCAAGTCCCCTGAGAGGCTTCATGCGAGAGAACGAGTACTTGCAG tgCCAACATTTCAAGACCCTGCAACAAAATGGAACTGTTGTTAATCAATCGATACCTATCGTACTTCCGATCACCACAGCCGAAGAAGAACGATGCAGAGACGCACCTGCGCTGACCTTGAAGCATCAAGGTCGTCCTATTGCAATtctgcgaaatcctgaatttttcGCACACCGGAAAGAAGAAAG GTGTTCCAGGGAATTCGGAACTAATGATCCCGACCACCCACACGTTAGAATGATTCAAAACTCAGGTGATTGGCTGGTCGGTGGGGAGCTCgaggttttcgagaaaataaggTGGAACGATGGCCTTGATGTTTATAGACTAACGCCGAACGAGATAAGGAAAAAATGCCAAGAAATGGGTGCCGATGTCGTTTTTGCGTTTCAATTGAGGAACCCGGTGCATAACGGCCATGCACTTTTAATGCAG gATACGAGGAAATACCTTGCGGAGGAACGCGGTTTCAAGAAACCAGTTCTTTTACTGCATCCGTTGGGAGGATGGACGAAAGAGGACGATGTGCCATTGCCAATAAGAATGAAACAACACCAATGTGTTCTGGAAGAGGGTGTATTACATCAGGATACGATTCTCGCCATTTTTCCCAGTCCGATGTTGTACGCTGGACCCACGGAG GTGCAATGGCATGCGAAGGCAAGAATGGTGGCCGGAGCTGATTTTTATATTGTTGGTCGTGACCCTGCAGGTTTACCTCATCCTGACAAATCGAAAACACCTGATG GTAATTTATATGACGTTACACATGGATCGAGTGTACTGTCAATGGCGCCAGGCCTTCAAAATCTGCAGATAATTCCATTCAAAGTGGCAGCGTACGACAAAGTGGCAAAGAAGATGGCGTATTTCGAGCCAGAACGATCTCAGGACTTCGTTTTCATCTCAGGAACTAAAATGCGAg AATTCGCAAAAACCGGGGAAAATCCGCCAGAAGGGTTCATGGCGCCGAGGGCCTGGCGAGTAATGGTGGATTATTATGCGAATAAACAGAAAAGTGGCATCTAA